A window of Phycisphaeraceae bacterium genomic DNA:
CCAAGACGGTCATCGTGGACTGTCAGCGCATGTATCTGGGTAGTGCCAATCTCACCGGGGCCGGACTGGGTGCCAAGAGTGAAAACCGACGCAATTTCGAGATCGGCGTCTGGACGCGATCCGGCGAGCTGATCGACGCGGTGATGGCTCAGTTCAACGCGCTCTGGGAAGGCCGACGCTGCACGAAATGTCAGCGACGCAACATCTGCCCCGTACCGCTCGAAGAGCCAAAGTTGTAATCCCCGCTGCGTAACGGTCCACCGCACATCGTGGAGCACGGGCGCGTTCAGACTTGGATCGTTTTGCCGGTCCGTGCCGACTCGTAAATCGCCTCGATGATCGCCACTGCCTTGCGCCCCTCGCGGCCATCAATACTCGGAGTGCGTGATTTTTCCACCGCTTCGAGAAAATCGCGGATGTTCCGGGTGTGGCCGGAGTAGTCGATAGCCATCGGATCAGACGCCCCGCCGCCGGATTTTGTCTTGGCGGCGAATTTTTCGCGTATCGCCGCGTCTTCCGTTTGCTCCTGACGAAACTTGAACGTGATCAACTCGTCTTCAAGAATCTCCGCGGTGCCGTCCCGGCCGGCGATCTGGAGACGCTTGAGCGAGCCGGGATACATCGAGGTTGCGCCGAGAACCTGGCCCAAGGCTCCGTTGCGGAACTTCATCACCACCACAGCCGTGTCTTCCACTTCGATCAAATTCGGGTCGTGGCCGCGCTTGGCGGTGAAGGCGAAAACCTGCTCCACGGGATTGGCCGTGCCGAGGTCCGGCATGGTCGAGCCGGCGATCCACTGAATCGCGTCGATGCCGTGGATGGACTGATTCATCAATGCCCCGCCGCCATCGAGTGCGAGTTTGCCCTGCCATCGGGACGGCGCGTAATAGGCATCATCACGCCACCACGGGACATAGGTGTTGACGACGGCGAGTTGACCGAACCTTTTCGCCACGGCGGCTTCCTGAACAGCTTTGACCACCGGGTTATATCGCTGCGGGAAAATGCCTCCCAGCAGGACGCCGTGCTTCTGCGCGCCGGCGATCATCTCATCGACTCGCGCCTTGTTGATTTCCAGCGGTTTTTCCGAAAGCACATGAATCCCGCGCGACGCCGCCGCCAACGTCGGCTCCAGATGCGCACCGGACGGCGTGCAGATCGTCACCACGCTCGGTTTTTCCCGGTCGAGCATCTGTTCGAATGAACCGTACCAGGCGCAGCCGTACTGCTGGGCGAACTTTTGCCCTTTCTCCTGACTGCGGCATGAGCCGGCGACAAGTTTGGCGTTGGGAATGTCCGCGATGGCACGGGCGTGCATGCCGGCAATCGCACCGACTCCGATGATCGCAATACGATGTTGCATAATGGAGACTCTCAGGTGTGCTGCGGCACACTCGCTTCTTGGATCGAAAAAACCATCACGGTGCGTCAAACCGCACCCTATACCGAGCGGCGGCAGTATATACTTGCTCCCGCATCTGCGAAGGGTTTGATCATGCCACCTAATCATAAACGGCCAGCCATCTACGACGGTGAGGGCGACAAGCTCATGGAGGATCTCAACTTCAACGAGCGCATCATCCTCCTGCCTGATGCCCGCCCGTCGAAAACACCCGACCGCTCACCGCGTATTCGACTCATGTGGGGTCAGCATCTGCTCGAAGACCTCCTCGCCGGCCGTTACCGCACGCTCGTCTGCGCGGTCAATGACAGCGACAACAAGCGTGGCATCATCACGCAGCTCGCCACCCTGCTGCCGACCAGTCAGTGGGATGAAAAGTCGATCACCGCGCACGCGAAAGTGTTCAGCCAGGGCAGCAAGGCCCGCGTCCTCAAATATGACATGGACACGGTCGAAGTGCTGGCGGTCCTGCGACCGGCCGGGCAGGAATATCTAACGCTCGATTCGCTTTCCTCCGCCATCGAAATCGTCACACAGATGATCAGCACCAAGGTCGAACGCCAGCCGTCCGCGTCGGTCAGTTTCCTCGGTGCCCGCTCCAATGCACTGCGCGGTCCCGACGGCAAGGAACCGAGCCTCGAAACCGTGCTGCGAACCATGCACGACGCGGGATATCAAGGCGATGTGTATCCCGCCCCGTCAATGTGGGAGGCAGCGCCGACCTCCGTCTATGCACGCTATCCTTTCCCCTCATCGCTGGAATCCATGCGTCACGGCGGGTTCTGATCGCACCAGCTGGATCGTCGATGGGGTGCGACGCGAAAAGCCGCAGCCGCTCAGCCGTTTATGGGAAAATCGCCGATCTATAATGGTGTGCAGTCCTGAGTGTGGAGTCTGCTGAACCCATGAGCGATAGTTGCACGAACGCCCTGCTCGATGTCGTTCGCACCACGAAGTATCCCGCTGACGCCTTTTATTTCGTCCAGCGTGCCCTCGAATACACCGTCAAACGGGTGCATGGCGATATCGACCCCGGTAACCCTGAAGCCAATCGTCATGTCACCGGACAGGCTCTGTGCGCGGGCATCCGTGATTACGCGATCGAGCAGTACGGCATGCTGGCCCTGACCGTTCTCCGCCGATGGCGCATCACCCGATGCGAAGACTTCGGCAACATCGTTTTCGCCATGATTGATGCCGGCCTGATGAACAAGACGCAAGACGATTCCATCCGCGATTTCACCGACTGCTACAGCTTTGATGAAGCATTCGGTGTCGGCGTGAGGCTCGGAGAAACCAATCCGTAATCCGTTCACGTTCACCGTTCGCGTTTCGATCACGGCAATGGAACAGGGTCGTGATCGAGCAACGTCTGTCGCGGCTGGGCGTCTGCCTGCGCTTTGGCGGCGGCGGCCTGATCTTCTGCGGCTTTGCGCAGACTCATGCCCGCCAGGTGGGTCGTCGGGTACGGCTCACTCGGCCGGGGCATCACGCGAAGCGAAGTGCTGTTGAGCTGATTGTAAAGATCGAGCGTCGCCTGCTCGGTGAACTGCGCCGCCACCCGCGCACGAAAAATCCCGCGATTCGGGTTGTACCAGAACCCAGCCTGTGTCGGCTGATGGATCACCGGATCAGGCGGCTGGTCGCTGTGGTCTTCAGGCGGCGCGATGTCGAGCCAGGGACAGCCCGGCAGCGTGAAGACATTTCGCGGCACGCCGTTGTCGAACCATTGCTCCAGCACATCCAGCGGAAACTTCGCTTCGTTTGTCTCCACTTCACCCAGCGCGCCCTGAACGATTGCCTGCTCCTGCATTTCCGAGAGTGCCTGATGAACCAGTTGCCGACGCAGAATCTTCGCCTGCTCGTCACGGTAGTGAACGAGCACCGCGCCGAGGATCGCCACCAGAATCAGGGCGATGAGGCTGTCGATCAGCAGGCGCATAAAATGATCCCTGGGCTATTCGCGCGGAATGGCCGTCAAGGTGACATCGGCCGAATCGCAACAGCGAACAAGGCGAAATCCACGCATTGAGGTTTTTACCGGAACCGCGCGGGAGACTGGCGCAAGTTTGCCGCCTGTGAGGGCGAAAGCGACTATCGGACGGAGCACGATCGAGCGGCCCGATGCCCGCGCAGGCCTTGATTTCAAGGCATTTGCTCACACGAGAAAATGAGTGCAAGGATTTGATTCAGTGGCGAAAAAGTCCAAATTTGATTTGCTCAACGAAAAAATCGTCTCCTGCGAGCGGTGCCCGCGGCTTATCAAACATTGCCGCAAGATGGCTACGGTTAAACGTGCCGCATTCCGCGACCAGACCTATTTCGGTAAGCCCGTGCCCAACTTCGGCGACCCGGCCGCCCGACTGCTCATCATCGGTTTGGCGCCGGCGGCCCACGGAGCCAACCGCACCGGCCGCATGTTCACCGGTGATCGCTCCGGCGACTTCCTCTATCGGGCGATGTTCCAGACAGGTTTCGCCAACCAACCCACCTCGCGTCATGTCGGCGACAACCTCCGGCTCACCGATGCGCTGATCACCGCGACCGCTCACTGCGCTCCGCCTGCGAACCGACCCACGCCGCGCGAGATCGCCAACTGTGCAACTTTTCTCGATCAGACTTTCACGCTGCTCTCGAATGTTCGCGTGGTGCTGTGTCTGGGCAAGATCGGATTCGATGCGGTGCTAGCCTACTACTTCCGCCGTGGCTGGATCACGAGGAAGTCCGCCTATCGCTTCGGCCACGGAGTGCTGCACGAGTTCAACGCTGTCCGCACGAATGATGGCATCATCAAGCCGCCCGTGATTTTGTGCAGCTACCACCCCAGCCAGCAAAACACCTTCACCGGAAGGCTCACCCCGGCCATGCTCAAAGCGGTGTTTGAAACCGCACGAAGCATCATCGACCGTAATGAGGTGACACAAGCCGACACAGCAGCGAACCAGTCAGACCCGTGATGCGTTGATGAGGCGTCGTGTGATCGTGGACATTTCGAGAAACCTCGGACCGACTCGCGGCTGTGAAGGAATAGTGACGACTATGAATGTGACTGTATGAATGCGAATAAGCGGCACGGACATGTTTCCAACACGACTGTTGCGGATTGTCAATTCGTGATGACCATTCGTGCGGAATTGCCAGCGGTCGCGTGGCGAATTGAGCGTGTAGGCCTGATGGACGATATGAACATGGAGTGACACTTGATCGT
This region includes:
- a CDS encoding uracil-DNA glycosylase; the protein is MAKKSKFDLLNEKIVSCERCPRLIKHCRKMATVKRAAFRDQTYFGKPVPNFGDPAARLLIIGLAPAAHGANRTGRMFTGDRSGDFLYRAMFQTGFANQPTSRHVGDNLRLTDALITATAHCAPPANRPTPREIANCATFLDQTFTLLSNVRVVLCLGKIGFDAVLAYYFRRGWITRKSAYRFGHGVLHEFNAVRTNDGIIKPPVILCSYHPSQQNTFTGRLTPAMLKAVFETARSIIDRNEVTQADTAANQSDP
- a CDS encoding Gfo/Idh/MocA family oxidoreductase; this translates as MQHRIAIIGVGAIAGMHARAIADIPNAKLVAGSCRSQEKGQKFAQQYGCAWYGSFEQMLDREKPSVVTICTPSGAHLEPTLAAASRGIHVLSEKPLEINKARVDEMIAGAQKHGVLLGGIFPQRYNPVVKAVQEAAVAKRFGQLAVVNTYVPWWRDDAYYAPSRWQGKLALDGGGALMNQSIHGIDAIQWIAGSTMPDLGTANPVEQVFAFTAKRGHDPNLIEVEDTAVVVMKFRNGALGQVLGATSMYPGSLKRLQIAGRDGTAEILEDELITFKFRQEQTEDAAIREKFAAKTKSGGGASDPMAIDYSGHTRNIRDFLEAVEKSRTPSIDGREGRKAVAIIEAIYESARTGKTIQV